A portion of the Streptomyces sp. NBC_00376 genome contains these proteins:
- a CDS encoding LamG-like jellyroll fold domain-containing protein — protein MMNATTGRSPVRSGRVRAAAAALCLLAGALSAAASGGSPAAALTPPVSLTADDLTTWQTNGIVWSMAASDAGVVYTGGTFSTVRPPDAAAGTSEQPAVNFAAFDAATGAPTGCSLSFALSSGTATVRALALSPDQKTLYVGGQFGSVSGVGVSNIAAIDTASCTPRQDFKVSVSATVRALAVTADTVYLGGDFNTVAGQTRNKFAAVTTGAALKPWKADADEIGRAVELTPDRKHVLLGGNFFKVNGATSHALAVVDATTGAVTKSYPAGFIPNTSTVQDLTTDATGFYTANEGTGGGVFDGRIALDLSDFEQRWRDTCLGATQAVLVHDGVLYSGSHAHDCATMGEFPNQPRKHLLAQSVDDPKLLPWFPDTNDGIGEPVGPRVMAQTDKGGHHYLWVGGEFTTVNGAAQQGLTRFADGPDTGAPWVPNVTLSTIAPGKVVVDWQTSFDTDDGELTYRIYKDGASTPVHTTTGYSLFWDRPQLSWTDTDVAAGETHSYRISASDGTNTSAKSAAVSATVTSAAEKYPAKVLADGASLYWRYDETASTLAGDSSGGRNNGFVRNSPTRRVTPAAVAGPSTAIGLNGSTQYVYSNKRHPQPTRFSVETWIRTTTTKGGKIIGFGSLTMQNSTQYDKHVYMRDDGRLVFGVHSGSTRTITTPSAYNNGAWHHVVATQGPGGMALYVDGQLRASNALYTGNEKYDGYWRVGGDNLNGWPSKPTSDFFAGQIDETAVYPTALSSAQISAHYALRTAG, from the coding sequence ATGATGAACGCAACCACGGGCCGCAGCCCCGTACGCAGCGGCCGGGTACGTGCCGCCGCCGCCGCGCTCTGCCTGCTCGCCGGAGCACTGTCCGCCGCCGCGTCCGGGGGCTCCCCGGCCGCGGCCCTCACCCCGCCGGTCTCGCTGACCGCGGACGACCTCACCACCTGGCAGACCAACGGCATCGTCTGGTCGATGGCCGCGTCGGACGCCGGTGTCGTCTACACCGGCGGCACCTTCTCCACCGTACGGCCGCCGGACGCGGCGGCCGGCACCTCGGAGCAGCCCGCGGTGAACTTTGCCGCCTTCGACGCCGCGACCGGTGCGCCGACCGGCTGCAGCCTTTCGTTCGCCCTCTCGTCCGGCACGGCGACCGTAAGGGCGCTGGCACTCTCACCGGACCAGAAGACCCTTTACGTCGGAGGGCAGTTCGGGTCGGTGAGCGGTGTCGGGGTGAGCAACATCGCCGCGATCGACACCGCGAGCTGCACCCCGCGCCAGGACTTCAAGGTCTCCGTCTCCGCGACGGTGCGGGCCCTCGCCGTCACCGCCGACACCGTGTACCTGGGCGGTGACTTCAACACGGTGGCCGGACAGACCAGGAACAAGTTCGCCGCGGTCACCACGGGCGCCGCGCTGAAGCCGTGGAAGGCCGACGCGGACGAGATCGGCCGGGCCGTCGAGCTGACGCCCGACCGCAAGCACGTGCTGCTCGGCGGCAACTTCTTCAAGGTCAACGGCGCCACTTCGCACGCGCTGGCGGTCGTGGACGCCACGACCGGGGCGGTGACCAAGAGCTACCCGGCCGGGTTCATTCCCAACACCTCCACGGTGCAGGACCTCACCACTGACGCCACCGGCTTCTACACCGCCAACGAGGGCACCGGAGGCGGTGTCTTCGACGGCCGGATCGCACTGGACCTGAGCGACTTCGAGCAGCGCTGGCGGGACACCTGCCTCGGCGCCACCCAGGCCGTCCTGGTGCACGACGGTGTGCTGTACAGCGGGAGTCACGCCCATGACTGCGCCACCATGGGCGAGTTCCCCAACCAGCCGCGCAAGCATCTGCTGGCCCAGTCCGTCGACGACCCGAAGCTGCTGCCCTGGTTCCCGGACACCAACGACGGCATCGGGGAGCCGGTCGGGCCCCGGGTGATGGCCCAGACCGACAAGGGCGGTCATCACTACCTGTGGGTCGGCGGCGAGTTCACCACCGTCAACGGAGCCGCGCAGCAGGGTCTGACCCGGTTCGCCGACGGTCCCGACACCGGGGCCCCGTGGGTACCCAACGTGACCCTGTCCACGATCGCCCCGGGGAAGGTGGTGGTCGACTGGCAGACCAGCTTCGACACCGACGACGGGGAACTCACCTACCGGATCTACAAGGACGGCGCGAGCACCCCGGTGCACACCACGACGGGCTACTCGCTGTTCTGGGACCGGCCGCAACTGAGCTGGACGGACACGGACGTGGCGGCGGGCGAGACGCACTCGTACCGGATCAGCGCGAGTGACGGCACCAACACCAGCGCCAAGTCGGCCGCCGTGTCCGCCACCGTGACCTCCGCGGCCGAGAAGTATCCCGCCAAGGTGCTCGCGGACGGCGCTTCGCTCTACTGGCGGTACGACGAGACCGCCTCGACCCTCGCGGGCGACAGCAGCGGCGGGCGGAACAACGGGTTCGTTCGCAACTCCCCCACCCGGCGGGTGACCCCGGCCGCCGTCGCGGGCCCCTCGACCGCGATCGGCCTCAACGGTTCGACGCAGTACGTCTACAGCAACAAGCGCCATCCGCAGCCGACCAGGTTCTCGGTGGAGACCTGGATCAGGACGACGACCACCAAGGGCGGGAAGATCATCGGCTTCGGCAGTCTGACCATGCAGAACAGCACCCAGTACGACAAGCACGTGTACATGCGCGACGACGGCCGGCTGGTCTTCGGGGTGCACAGCGGAAGCACCAGGACCATCACCACGCCCAGCGCCTACAACAACGGCGCCTGGCACCACGTGGTCGCCACGCAGGGACCCGGCGGCATGGCGCTGTACGTCGACGGGCAGCTCCGTGCCTCGAACGCGCTGTACACAGGCAACGAGAAGTACGACGGCTACTGGCGGGTCGGCGGGGACAACCTGAACGGCTGGCCGTCCAAGCCGACGAGCGATTTCTTCGCCGGGCAGATCGACGAGACCGCCGTCTACCCGACCGCGCTGAGCAGCGCGCAGATCAGTGCCCACTACGCACTGAGGACGGCCGGATGA
- the gmd gene encoding GDP-mannose 4,6-dehydratase has product MAKTALITGVTGQDGSYLSELLLDKGYTVHGLIRRSSSFNTERIDHIYQGPEEENRSFVLHHADLADGVALVNLLRDIRPDEVYNLGAQSHVRVSFDAPLYTGDVTGLGTIRLLEAVRASGIDTRVYQASSSEMFGATPPPQNEATPFHPRSPYSVAKVYSYWATVNYREAYGMFAVNGILFNHESPRRGETFVTRKITRGVARIKAGLQTHLHLGNLDAVRDWGYAPEYVEAMWRMLQCDVPDDYVVATGEGVSVREFLEYAFAHAGLDWREHVRHDAKYERPSEVDALIGDATKAEELLGWKPVVRSRELARIMVEADIRQLSDQLAGAAVRVDR; this is encoded by the coding sequence GTGGCGAAGACCGCGCTCATCACCGGTGTGACCGGACAGGACGGCTCGTACCTGTCCGAGCTGCTGCTCGACAAGGGGTACACGGTCCATGGCCTGATACGCCGCTCGTCGAGCTTCAACACCGAGCGCATAGACCACATCTACCAGGGACCGGAGGAGGAGAACCGCTCGTTCGTCCTGCACCACGCCGACCTCGCCGACGGGGTCGCGCTGGTGAACCTGCTGCGCGACATCCGGCCGGACGAGGTCTACAACCTGGGTGCGCAGTCGCACGTCCGCGTGTCGTTCGACGCACCGCTGTACACGGGTGACGTCACCGGTCTCGGCACCATCCGGCTGCTGGAAGCGGTCCGTGCGAGCGGGATCGACACCCGGGTCTACCAGGCTTCCTCGTCCGAGATGTTCGGCGCCACCCCGCCGCCGCAGAACGAGGCGACGCCGTTCCATCCGCGCAGCCCGTACAGCGTCGCCAAGGTGTACTCGTACTGGGCCACGGTCAACTACCGTGAGGCGTACGGCATGTTCGCGGTCAACGGGATCCTCTTCAACCACGAGTCCCCGCGCCGCGGCGAGACCTTCGTGACCCGGAAGATCACTCGCGGGGTGGCCCGGATCAAGGCGGGCCTGCAGACCCATCTCCATCTGGGCAATCTCGATGCCGTACGCGACTGGGGGTACGCCCCCGAGTACGTCGAGGCGATGTGGCGGATGCTCCAGTGCGACGTCCCGGACGACTATGTGGTGGCCACGGGCGAGGGTGTCAGTGTGCGGGAGTTCCTGGAGTACGCCTTCGCGCACGCGGGCCTGGACTGGCGCGAACACGTGCGCCACGACGCCAAGTACGAACGTCCCAGCGAGGTCGACGCCCTGATCGGGGACGCCACCAAGGCCGAGGAGCTCCTCGGCTGGAAACCGGTCGTGCGGTCGCGGGAGCTCGCCAGGATCATGGTCGAGGCCGACATCCGCCAGCTCTCCGACCAACTGGCCGGAGCGGCCGTGCGAGTGGACCGATGA
- a CDS encoding GDP-L-fucose synthase family protein encodes MTTDLPGPPQESVRSLLRSGARVFVAGHRGLVGSAVVRRLTDEGHEVITRDRDRLDLRDAARTEAFLREVRPQAVVLAAARVGGIMANSTYPVQFLEDNLRIQLSVVAGAHAAGVERLLFLGSSCIYPRLAPQPIPESALLTGPLEPTNEAYALAKIAGIVQTRSYRRQYGASYISAMPTNLYGPGDNFDLESSHVLPALIRRFHEARRDGAPTVTLWGSGSPRREFLHVDDLAAACLLLLERYDGDEPVNIGCGSDLTIRELAAAVQDVTGYQGTVEWDTAKPDGTPRKLLDVSRLASLGFAPGIALRDGIAQTYAWWLERQPAQI; translated from the coding sequence ATGACGACTGATCTCCCCGGCCCTCCCCAGGAATCCGTCCGTTCCCTCCTACGATCCGGTGCCCGCGTGTTCGTCGCGGGCCACCGCGGCCTGGTCGGCTCGGCCGTTGTGCGCCGCCTCACCGACGAGGGGCACGAGGTGATCACCCGTGATCGCGACCGGCTCGATCTGCGCGACGCCGCACGGACCGAGGCGTTCCTCCGCGAGGTCCGTCCGCAGGCCGTGGTGCTGGCCGCCGCCAGGGTCGGCGGGATCATGGCCAACAGCACGTATCCGGTGCAGTTCCTGGAGGACAATCTGCGCATCCAGCTGAGCGTCGTCGCCGGGGCGCACGCGGCCGGGGTCGAGCGCTTGCTCTTCCTCGGCTCGTCCTGCATCTACCCCAGGCTCGCCCCGCAGCCGATCCCCGAAAGCGCTCTGCTCACCGGCCCGTTGGAGCCGACCAACGAGGCGTACGCACTGGCCAAGATCGCCGGAATCGTGCAGACCCGCTCCTACCGCCGGCAGTACGGCGCCTCGTACATCAGCGCCATGCCCACCAACCTCTACGGTCCGGGCGACAACTTCGACCTGGAGTCCTCGCACGTACTGCCCGCGCTGATCCGCCGCTTCCACGAGGCGCGCCGGGACGGTGCGCCCACGGTCACGCTCTGGGGTTCCGGCAGCCCGCGCCGGGAGTTCCTGCATGTGGACGACCTGGCCGCCGCGTGCCTCCTGCTGCTGGAGCGATACGACGGCGACGAACCGGTCAACATCGGCTGCGGCAGCGATCTGACGATCCGTGAACTTGCCGCCGCGGTGCAGGATGTGACGGGATACCAGGGGACAGTCGAATGGGACACGGCCAAACCCGACGGCACCCCGCGCAAACTGCTCGACGTCTCCCGGCTCGCCTCGCTCGGCTTCGCACCGGGGATCGCGCTGCGTGACGGGATCGCCCAGACCTACGCGTGGTGGCTGGAACGGCAGCCCGCGCAGATCTGA
- a CDS encoding exopolysaccharide biosynthesis polyprenyl glycosylphosphotransferase: protein MGHVELPDSDRSGPVGLAGAPRPRTVSNRPRGNGLDELWRAPTAPRERSGPAPAKSRATRRVPVVVGAEFLGLGVPALLVLRTGGQSRAVLAAAVAALAWFGLRAVRGRYAERSPGGPPGVLSTTGDWLLLIGVLAVLHTASGDALDPATALVALLPGLPAGIAAQALRRLPWPGRPPRAVRRVLVVGEAPGVDRAVRLLASRADHPYAVVAAVPVGAAPLECGVPVPGRLAPAPADDDVSTVLGGAFAQDADLALVVPGPQLSEERLCRLSWGLHDGGLALSVLPGLSGIAAGRVRATAAAGLTLLHIAPPLRRGPQPALKAVVDRVGAALGLLVLTPLLVLIGAAVRFGSDGPVFHRQIRQGQHNRPFTMWKFRTMVTDAESHKQRLLATNETDGPMFKMRRDPRVTGIGRLLRRTSLDELPQLLNVLRGDMSLVGPRPPLPEEVSRYDEREFRRLAVKPGLTGLWQVSGRSDLSWQETVSLDLWYVDNWSVATDMGLMARTLRAVTDGRGAY from the coding sequence ATGGGGCATGTCGAGCTACCCGATTCGGACAGATCAGGACCCGTGGGACTGGCGGGGGCGCCACGTCCACGTACCGTCTCCAATCGGCCTCGCGGCAACGGACTCGATGAATTGTGGAGGGCGCCGACCGCACCGCGCGAGCGGTCCGGACCGGCACCCGCGAAGAGCAGGGCGACCCGGCGTGTACCGGTGGTCGTCGGCGCCGAGTTCCTCGGCCTCGGGGTTCCGGCCCTGCTCGTACTGCGTACCGGCGGGCAGTCCCGGGCCGTGCTGGCCGCGGCCGTGGCCGCACTGGCGTGGTTCGGCCTGCGGGCCGTACGCGGCAGGTACGCGGAACGGTCCCCGGGCGGACCACCGGGGGTACTGAGCACGACCGGTGACTGGCTGCTGCTCATAGGCGTGCTCGCCGTGCTGCACACGGCGAGCGGCGATGCGCTCGACCCTGCGACGGCCTTGGTGGCGTTGCTGCCCGGCCTGCCGGCGGGCATCGCGGCGCAGGCCCTGCGGCGACTGCCGTGGCCGGGTCGCCCGCCACGGGCGGTCCGGCGGGTGCTGGTGGTGGGCGAGGCGCCGGGCGTCGACCGCGCCGTCCGGCTGCTCGCGTCCCGTGCCGACCATCCGTACGCGGTCGTGGCCGCGGTCCCGGTGGGGGCCGCACCGCTGGAGTGCGGGGTACCGGTGCCGGGCCGGCTCGCACCGGCGCCGGCCGACGACGACGTGTCGACCGTACTGGGCGGGGCGTTCGCGCAGGATGCGGACCTGGCGCTGGTGGTTCCCGGCCCCCAGCTCTCGGAGGAACGGCTGTGCCGGCTCTCCTGGGGACTGCACGACGGCGGGCTCGCGCTGTCCGTGCTCCCGGGACTCTCGGGCATCGCGGCCGGCCGGGTACGGGCCACCGCCGCCGCCGGGCTCACCCTGCTGCACATCGCGCCACCGCTGCGCCGTGGGCCGCAGCCGGCCCTGAAGGCCGTGGTGGACCGCGTCGGCGCCGCCCTCGGCCTGCTGGTCCTGACACCCCTGCTGGTCCTGATCGGGGCGGCGGTGCGGTTCGGCTCCGACGGGCCGGTGTTCCACCGCCAGATCCGGCAGGGGCAGCACAACCGGCCATTCACGATGTGGAAGTTCCGCACCATGGTGACCGACGCCGAGAGCCACAAGCAGCGGCTTCTCGCCACGAACGAGACCGACGGTCCGATGTTCAAAATGCGCCGCGATCCCCGGGTGACCGGAATCGGCCGTCTGCTGCGCCGGACGTCCCTCGACGAGCTCCCGCAGCTGCTCAATGTGCTCCGCGGCGACATGTCGCTGGTCGGCCCACGCCCCCCGCTGCCGGAGGAGGTGTCCCGGTACGACGAGCGCGAGTTCCGGCGGCTCGCCGTGAAACCGGGGCTGACCGGTCTGTGGCAGGTCAGCGGCCGCTCGGACCTGTCCTGGCAGGAGACGGTCTCGCTCGATCTGTGGTACGTCGACAACTGGTCGGTGGCCACGGACATGGGACTCATGGCCCGTACGCTGCGCGCCGTCACCGACGGCCGCGGGGCGTACTGA
- a CDS encoding MASE1 domain-containing protein, whose translation MIRSERTRRAAAAALRVLAVTAAYYAAGGLGLIREVSVHGAVVTPLWPPTGIALGALIHLGLSAWPGIALGSLLVVATLSGSVTPSTFAVVAGSTAAPLCSYLILRRAGFRKELDRLRDGVMLVFLGALAGMVISATVGTGMLALNGKLPLSGFWPVWAAWWSGDAMGVLVVTPVLLVLHRLRMPRTTDRWIEASALLIVAVTVSLVATRSSLSVLYLVFPVLIWAALRFQLAGSAPCALLVSVLAAIAGTEGVGPFAGRTILHVMIDLTVLNGCVALTALLLAAVVTEQSNIRQRIERACEELAEVVDHLAPGRAAAAWPPRTEDEPDSQ comes from the coding sequence GTGATCCGCAGCGAGAGAACCAGACGTGCGGCCGCGGCCGCGCTACGTGTCCTTGCCGTCACCGCTGCCTACTACGCGGCCGGGGGGCTCGGCCTCATCCGGGAGGTGTCCGTCCACGGCGCGGTCGTCACACCGCTCTGGCCGCCGACGGGCATCGCGCTGGGCGCGCTGATCCACCTGGGTCTCAGTGCCTGGCCCGGGATCGCGCTGGGCTCCCTCCTCGTCGTCGCCACGCTCAGCGGCTCGGTCACGCCCTCCACCTTCGCCGTCGTGGCGGGCAGCACCGCCGCCCCGCTCTGCTCGTACCTGATACTCCGCAGAGCCGGCTTCCGCAAGGAGCTGGACAGGCTGCGCGACGGGGTCATGCTGGTCTTCCTCGGCGCGCTGGCCGGGATGGTCATCAGCGCGACCGTGGGCACGGGCATGCTGGCGCTGAACGGGAAGCTGCCGCTGAGCGGGTTCTGGCCGGTCTGGGCGGCGTGGTGGTCGGGGGACGCGATGGGGGTGCTCGTGGTCACCCCCGTGCTGCTCGTACTGCACAGGCTGCGGATGCCCCGGACCACCGACCGGTGGATCGAGGCGAGCGCGCTGCTGATCGTCGCCGTCACGGTCTCCCTGGTGGCGACCCGGAGCTCACTGTCGGTGCTCTATCTGGTCTTTCCGGTGCTCATCTGGGCGGCCCTGCGATTCCAGCTGGCGGGAAGCGCACCCTGCGCCCTGCTGGTGTCGGTCCTGGCGGCGATCGCGGGAACGGAGGGGGTGGGTCCGTTCGCGGGACGGACGATCCTTCACGTGATGATCGACCTCACCGTGCTCAACGGCTGCGTGGCGCTGACCGCGCTGCTGCTCGCGGCCGTCGTGACCGAGCAGAGCAATATCCGGCAGAGGATCGAACGCGCCTGCGAGGAACTGGCCGAAGTGGTCGACCATCTGGCACCGGGAAGGGCGGCGGCCGCGTGGCCGCCCCGGACCGAGGACGAACCCGACAGCCAATGA
- a CDS encoding PP2C family protein-serine/threonine phosphatase, whose protein sequence is MNRRRPPRSASAEELLTTLQQLTSRARREVELHRARVELAEVLQREMLPAALPARPGLQTAARYTPARSGLDIGGDWYDGFVLPDGALAFAIGDVQGHDVEAAAFMGQVRIAMRAIAATVADPGEVVGRTNDLLVSVGSGLFATCTFVRLDPVSRELESARAGHVAAVWATADGRSGVTSDEGGLPLGIQAGERYPVTRRRLTAPGAFVLVTDGVVEGPSFPIDRGLDAVTRLVRARVGADAGELADVVLGAAEQTGHQDDAAVLVVRHGTVPGRY, encoded by the coding sequence ATGAACCGGCGTCGTCCTCCCCGTTCGGCGAGTGCCGAGGAGTTGCTCACCACGCTGCAACAGCTCACCTCCCGGGCGCGCCGCGAGGTGGAGCTGCACCGGGCCCGGGTGGAACTGGCCGAGGTGCTCCAGCGCGAGATGCTCCCGGCGGCGCTGCCCGCGCGCCCGGGGCTCCAGACCGCTGCCCGGTACACGCCCGCCCGCAGCGGACTGGACATCGGCGGCGACTGGTACGACGGCTTCGTGCTGCCGGACGGTGCGCTGGCCTTCGCCATCGGGGACGTACAGGGCCACGACGTCGAGGCCGCCGCGTTCATGGGGCAGGTCCGCATCGCCATGCGGGCGATAGCCGCCACCGTCGCGGACCCCGGCGAGGTCGTGGGCCGGACCAACGACCTGCTGGTCTCGGTGGGCTCCGGCCTCTTCGCGACGTGTACCTTCGTCCGCCTCGACCCGGTGTCCCGGGAGCTGGAGAGCGCCCGCGCCGGGCATGTCGCCGCGGTGTGGGCCACGGCCGACGGGCGGTCCGGGGTGACCAGTGACGAGGGCGGGCTGCCGCTGGGGATCCAGGCGGGCGAGCGCTATCCGGTCACCCGGCGGAGACTGACCGCCCCGGGCGCGTTCGTCCTGGTCACGGACGGGGTGGTGGAGGGGCCTTCGTTCCCGATCGACCGGGGTCTGGACGCGGTGACCCGGCTGGTGCGAGCACGGGTCGGCGCCGACGCCGGCGAGCTGGCCGACGTGGTCCTGGGGGCGGCGGAGCAGACCGGTCACCAGGACGACGCCGCCGTGCTCGTGGTACGGCACGGGACCGTCCCCGGCCGGTACTGA
- a CDS encoding DUF1876 domain-containing protein produces MTRTLEWRLRLGLTEDDGTTKAEAVLDTGSTKLTGHGVARCNPQDVDVPAIGDELAASRAMKDVAAQLMKAADADLENVGAGPASGPVAPPYAWTDSTA; encoded by the coding sequence ATGACCCGCACGCTGGAGTGGAGGCTCCGCCTCGGTCTGACCGAGGACGACGGGACGACCAAGGCGGAGGCGGTGCTGGACACCGGCTCCACGAAGCTCACCGGACACGGGGTCGCCCGCTGCAACCCGCAGGACGTGGACGTACCGGCCATCGGCGACGAACTCGCGGCGAGCCGTGCCATGAAGGACGTGGCCGCCCAGCTGATGAAGGCCGCCGACGCGGACCTGGAGAACGTGGGCGCCGGACCCGCGAGCGGCCCGGTGGCCCCGCCCTACGCGTGGACCGACAGCACGGCCTGA
- a CDS encoding XdhC family protein, whose protein sequence is MREILPVLGRWYAAGEPFGLATVVAVSRSAPRGPGAAMAVGPDDEVVGSVSGGCVEGAVLELAKEVVETGRARLETFGYSDEDAFAVGLTCGGEITLLVRPVTAASDPTFGEVAAAVAGHRPVVVATVTDGPAPRGAALAVRPDTVSGSLGASGLDAAVTADARGELAQGATGLRHYGPNGERREDDVAVFLQSFAPPPRMLVFGAIDFAAAVARIGAFLGYRVTVCDARPAFADARRFPAGAEVVVDWPHRYLRDTETDGRTVMCVLTHDPKFDVPLLEVALRTPAAYIGAMGSRRTHEDRLARLRETGLGEAELARLRSPVGLDLGARTPEEVAVSIAAEIVALRWGGTGSPLTDTAGAIHRRAPDP, encoded by the coding sequence ATGCGTGAGATCCTGCCGGTGCTCGGCCGCTGGTACGCCGCGGGGGAGCCGTTCGGGCTCGCCACCGTCGTCGCGGTCAGCCGCAGCGCGCCGCGCGGCCCCGGCGCGGCGATGGCGGTGGGACCGGACGACGAGGTCGTGGGCAGCGTCTCCGGCGGCTGCGTCGAGGGAGCCGTCCTCGAACTCGCCAAGGAGGTCGTGGAAACCGGCCGGGCCAGGCTGGAGACCTTCGGATACAGCGACGAGGACGCCTTCGCCGTCGGACTCACCTGCGGCGGCGAGATCACACTCCTCGTACGCCCGGTGACGGCGGCGTCCGACCCCACCTTCGGCGAGGTCGCAGCGGCGGTCGCCGGGCACCGCCCGGTGGTGGTCGCCACCGTGACCGATGGACCCGCTCCACGCGGTGCCGCCCTCGCGGTCCGGCCGGACACCGTGTCGGGGTCGCTGGGCGCGAGCGGCCTGGACGCCGCCGTGACCGCCGACGCGCGCGGGGAACTCGCCCAGGGGGCAACGGGGTTGCGGCACTACGGCCCGAACGGTGAACGGCGCGAGGACGACGTCGCCGTGTTCCTCCAGTCGTTCGCCCCGCCGCCCCGGATGCTGGTCTTCGGCGCGATCGACTTCGCGGCGGCGGTGGCCCGGATCGGTGCGTTCCTCGGATACCGGGTCACCGTCTGCGACGCCCGCCCCGCCTTCGCCGACGCCCGGCGCTTCCCCGCCGGTGCGGAGGTCGTCGTCGACTGGCCGCACCGGTACCTGCGCGACACGGAGACCGACGGGCGGACCGTGATGTGCGTACTCACCCACGACCCCAAGTTCGACGTACCGCTGCTGGAGGTGGCGCTGCGTACCCCGGCCGCCTACATCGGCGCCATGGGCAGCCGCCGCACCCATGAGGACCGGCTGGCCCGGCTGCGCGAGACGGGTCTCGGCGAAGCGGAACTGGCCCGGCTGCGTTCCCCCGTCGGCCTCGACCTCGGGGCACGCACCCCCGAGGAGGTCGCCGTCTCGATCGCCGCGGAGATCGTCGCCCTGCGCTGGGGCGGCACGGGCAGCCCGCTCACGGACACGGCCGGGGCGATCCATCGCCGCGCCCCGGACCCGTAG
- a CDS encoding DUF6629 family protein, with amino-acid sequence MCWSATADLVAGTGVAAIGVVCVARVRRVRDLPLAALPLLLGAHQIIESVIWRSGGGTGPATLAWAVIAPPVLPLWVPLGVLCAAPPDARRRLLVPLAAGTATAVALAYGLATRPVTAEIRGHTLGYALDLPRSGLLVAGYLLATVGALLLAGDPVLRRLGALAAVGAAVCAALWRLEFVSTWCAFAAVCSVILLARPRPDPATGGV; translated from the coding sequence ATGTGCTGGAGTGCGACCGCCGACCTCGTCGCCGGCACGGGCGTCGCGGCCATCGGGGTGGTGTGCGTGGCGCGGGTGCGCCGGGTGCGCGATCTGCCGCTCGCGGCGCTGCCGTTGCTGCTCGGCGCCCACCAGATCATCGAGTCGGTGATCTGGCGCTCGGGTGGCGGAACCGGCCCCGCCACCCTCGCCTGGGCCGTCATCGCCCCGCCGGTGCTGCCGTTGTGGGTCCCGCTGGGGGTGCTGTGCGCCGCCCCGCCGGATGCCCGGCGCCGCCTGCTGGTCCCGCTCGCGGCCGGAACCGCGACCGCCGTCGCGCTCGCGTACGGCCTGGCGACCCGCCCGGTGACCGCCGAGATCCGCGGGCACACCCTCGGCTACGCCCTCGACCTTCCCCGCTCCGGACTCCTGGTCGCCGGCTATCTCCTGGCCACGGTCGGCGCCCTGCTCCTGGCCGGGGACCCGGTGCTGAGGAGGCTCGGTGCACTGGCCGCCGTCGGGGCCGCCGTCTGTGCGGCACTGTGGCGGCTGGAGTTCGTCTCGACGTGGTGCGCCTTCGCGGCGGTGTGCTCGGTGATCCTGCTGGCCCGGCCCCGCCCGGACCCGGCTACCGGAGGTGTCTGA
- a CDS encoding SCO6745 family protein encodes MESRPRTLWLRTEPLHAVLYFDEECRGIGRSVGLKGFWMGYFATRTAPMGRIRPEAATAVLGVFAPGMVARALPDAWRVVTPEKLTDLRARLAASALRRLVPEIDALAGPLIPPLAAMVADASPQARPLFAANRPLCDRTDPVESLWQLTTALREFRGDAHNVALADHGLDAPEALVLAAATGRVPREGIRLDRGWSEAEWAEAEERLRSRGLIDAESAATPRGRQERELVEDTTDRLAARLLRPLAESAVDELLAALELPARQVLAADLLPFPNPIGLPGTV; translated from the coding sequence ATGGAGTCGAGACCCCGCACCCTGTGGCTGCGTACCGAGCCCCTCCACGCCGTGCTCTACTTCGACGAGGAGTGCCGGGGCATCGGGAGGTCCGTCGGCCTCAAGGGCTTCTGGATGGGGTACTTCGCCACCCGTACGGCCCCCATGGGGCGGATCCGCCCCGAGGCCGCCACCGCCGTCCTGGGTGTCTTCGCGCCGGGCATGGTGGCCCGCGCACTGCCCGACGCCTGGCGGGTCGTCACCCCCGAGAAGCTCACCGACCTGCGCGCCCGGCTCGCCGCGAGTGCGCTGCGCCGGCTCGTCCCGGAAATCGACGCTCTCGCCGGCCCGCTCATCCCGCCGCTCGCAGCGATGGTGGCCGACGCCTCCCCGCAGGCCCGCCCGCTGTTCGCCGCCAACCGCCCGCTGTGCGACCGCACCGACCCGGTGGAGAGCCTGTGGCAACTCACCACCGCGCTGCGGGAGTTCCGGGGCGACGCGCACAACGTCGCGCTCGCCGACCACGGTCTCGACGCACCCGAGGCCCTCGTGCTCGCCGCTGCCACGGGCCGTGTCCCGCGCGAGGGCATCCGGCTCGACCGCGGTTGGAGCGAGGCAGAGTGGGCGGAGGCCGAGGAACGGCTCCGCTCCCGCGGCCTGATCGACGCGGAGTCCGCTGCCACGCCACGCGGCCGCCAGGAACGGGAGCTCGTCGAGGACACCACCGACCGGCTGGCCGCCCGGCTGCTGCGCCCCCTCGCCGAGAGCGCGGTGGACGAGCTGCTCGCCGCCCTGGAGCTGCCGGCCCGGCAGGTGCTGGCCGCGGACCTGCTGCCCTTCCCCAACCCGATCGGCCTGCCCGGGACGGTCTGA